The Longimicrobiaceae bacterium genome includes the window TCGGCGGCCTCGCGCGAAAGCGGCCCAACCTGCGGATAGGCGAACAGCCGCTCCGCGTAGGACTTGGCTTCTCCCGCGAGTGCGGCAAGCTGGGGCAATCCGGCGCCGAACATCACCAACGGCAGCCCCTTCTGCCCTACTTTGTGGATCGATACGATGAGCGCAGCAAGGTCCTCGGCGGACAGGTACTGCACTTCGTCGATGAATAGCACCACCGTCTGGCCACCAGCCCGCGCCGCCTCCGCGACAGCCAGCAGCACCTCGGGAAGATCGGATTCCAGACTGCCGGAGTCCGCCGTGCCGGTTGCGGCCTCGACGCCGAACTCGATGTCTCCCACGGAGATCTTGAACGCACTCGTGAATGCGCGGAGAATCCCCAGCGCCTTGACGGCGAGAGCTTGCGCCCGCTGGGATCGGCTCCACTGGAAGAGCATCTTCCGCAAAGGCGGTACGAGCATCTCGGCCAGCCGCCGGTTCTCCGGGGCCTCGAGCGTAATGGTCTGATACCCCTTCTCCTCGGCGATCTCGGCGATCCGGTTCAGGAGCACGGTCTTCCCGACTCCACGAAGCCCAAGAAGCATCTGGCTTCTGGCCGAACGTCCGTTGGCGATCCGCTCCAGCACCACGGCGGCATCGTCTACGATCTTGTCTCGCCCCGCCAGCTCGGGCGGCCGGGTTCCCGCCCCCGGCGCAAACGGATTAGATGCTGGATTCATAAATCCTATTCAGATCTTTGGAGGTTTATCGGTTCGTGAGATAAACTAGATAAACTCTACATACAACGCAAGTAGGGGTGCGTCGGTTGGCGACAGACGTGACGAGGATGCCTGCGTAGCAGCGGATCCCATCTACCGTGACAAAGCGGGTTTCTCGCGGCCGAGCGGGTGTGTGGCAGCGCCTCCGATTCGCGGCTCGCACGACGTTAATGGAACAACGACATTCCGAAGCCGTGTCGCACGCCTCGGCCATCCACCCGCTCAGCCCGCGGTGGGCGCCGAAGTACTGCGCGTCGTCTTCGCCGGGCATCCGCAGTCCGTTCTCGGGATGGACGGGCATATGTCTGCGCGATTCTCCCGCGTTCGCAGCTTGAACGGCGGACCAGCTGACGGGGGCAGAGCGGCATGGCAAGCGCGGGCGCTTTCCCGGAATGCATCGCGCGGGGTATTCTATGGAAAGCACGCGGGCGGCGGCGGTCACACCTGAACGGCGAGAGGCGGCGATGGCAGCGGACACGCGCACCTATCGGATTCCGCACGTGGTGATCGTGGGCGGCGGCTTCGGCGGCCTGCAGGCGGCGCGGGCGCTGCGGCACGCGCCGGTCACGCTCACGCTGGTGGACCGCCGCAACCACCACCTCTTCCAGCCGCTGCTGTACCAGGTCGCCACCGCCGCGCTGTCCCCGGCAGACATCGCCACGCCCATCCGCAGCGTGCTGCGGCGCCAGGCCAACGCCGAGGTGCAGATGGGCGAGGTGGAGACGGTGGACACCGCCGCGCGCGAGGTGGTGCTGGGCGACGGGCGGCGCCTGGCGTACGACTTCCTGATCGTGGCCACCGGCGCGACGCACGCGTACTTCGGCCATCCGGAGTGGGCGCCGTTCGCGCCGGGGCTGAAGACGGTGGAGGACGCCACCGAGATCCGCCGCCGCTTCCTGCTCGCGTTCGAGGCGGCGGAGCAGGAGCCCGACCCCGAGCGCCGCAGAAGCCTGCTCACCTTCGCCGTGGTGGGCGCCGGGCCCACGGGGACAGAGATGGCGGGCGCGATGGCGGAGATCGCGCGCCACTCGCTCATCCGCGATTTCCGCCACATCGACCCCAAGACGGCGCGCATCATCCTTCTGGAAGGCGGGCCGCGGGTGCTGACGGCGTACGACCCCTCGCTCTCCGAGAAGGCGAAGTGCGCGCTGGAGAAAATGGGCGTGGAGGTGCGGACGGGCGCCATCGTCACCGGCATCGACGTGGAGTCGGTGCACGTGGGCGGCGAACGGATCCCAGCGCGCAACGTGGTGTGGGCGGCGGGCGTCACGGCGTCGCCGCTGGGCAAGGCGCTGGGCGTGCCCACCGACCGCGTGGGCCGCGTGCTGGTGCAGCCGGACTGCTCCATCCCCGGCCACCCGGAGGTGTTCGTGGTGGGCGACCTGGCATCGCTGGCGGGCAGGGGCGGCCAGCAGCTGCCCGGCGTGGCGCAGGTCGCGATCCAGCAGGGCCGCGCGGCGGCGGAGAACATCCGCCGGCTGCTGAAGCACCAGCCCACGCAGCCGTTCTCGTACTTCGACAAGGGCAACCTGGCCACCATCGGGCGGCGGAAGGCGCTGCTGCAGACGGGGAAGATCAAGATCTTCGGCTGGATCGCCTGGATGGCGTGGCTGTTCATCCACATCTTCTTCCTAATCGGCTTCCGCAACCGCATCAGCGTGTTCGTGCAGTGGGCGTGGTCGTACCTCACGTGGCAGCGCGGTGCCCGCCTCATCACCGGCGACGTGGGCCCGGAGCTGGCGCCGCCCGGCCGCCCGCTCGGCGCCCCGCACCCGGGCAACCGCCGCGTCGCCGAGGCCCGCCAGGCCGAAGCCGGCGGCACCACGGCACCGGCCGACGACGAGTCCCCCGGCTACATGAGCGGCGACCGAGACCAAGCCGCCGCCCCCGGCGCCAAGTGACGTTTCGGGAGATGCGGAGCGAGCCCGGCCTGGGGGTCGGACCCGCGGCAACGACTGCGCAAAACCCGCAGGCGGGAACCAGTTGCGGATGCCGGGGCCTTGTGCATTTGGCGGAGTGCTTCCGCATTCGGAAGCACCTCGGATGCGATGAATCGCACCCCTACACGCCGCGCCGTCCCTGCGAGGAGCAGCGTTTCACGGTTCGGCACAGGAGTGTAGACGACCGCGCAGTTCCTTCCTCGACCCGCCCCCCCGCAGCGCGAAGCGCGAGTCGCCACCGCTCCGGCGGCGAGGCGTCCAATCGTAGAGCGCGGAGCCCCCAGCATCTGTGGACGGCGTGCCTTCCCCCGCTTGCGGGGGAGGGCAGGCGAGTGGAGCGAGCCGGGTGAGGGCCCCTCTCCACCACCGCCGCGCCCTGGCCACCTTCGGTCGCGCAGGCGTCTCATACGAGCGCATCCGCTACCCTCGCGCGGACGCGTTGGGCGATGTCGCCGCGTTATGTCTGACGCCGTCCGCATCGCCCGTCGGACGCGTGGTCGTAGCCCACGGCGCGGGAAATGACGCGCTGTTTCCGCTGCTCGACATCTTCCGTGCGCTGGTGGGGGGCGGGTTCGAGGTGTTCGCGTTCGACCTGGACGGCCACGGCTGGGAGAGCACCACGTGCTTCTCGGCAGATGCGGTTCGCACCGCGATTCCCGCCGCGCTGGAGCAGGCACGAGCTGGCCGTCCTCCGCTTCCGATCTTCCTCCTCGGCCACAGCCTCGGCGGCGCGCTCGTCCTCTCCGCACTCGGCGCATCGGTGGATGGCGTCGAGGCGGCGGTCGTGCTGTCCGCGCCCGTGAGCGTGGAGTTCTCGCTGCGCAGCT containing:
- a CDS encoding AAA family ATPase encodes the protein MNPASNPFAPGAGTRPPELAGRDKIVDDAAVVLERIANGRSARSQMLLGLRGVGKTVLLNRIAEIAEEKGYQTITLEAPENRRLAEMLVPPLRKMLFQWSRSQRAQALAVKALGILRAFTSAFKISVGDIEFGVEAATGTADSGSLESDLPEVLLAVAEAARAGGQTVVLFIDEVQYLSAEDLAALIVSIHKVGQKGLPLVMFGAGLPQLAALAGEAKSYAERLFAYPQVGPLSREAAEEAIREPIRREGADIDSEALGEIVERTRGYPYFLQEWGYRVWDTASGSPIGSTDVAEATQAAVKELDTGFFRVRLDRLTPRERDYVRAMAELGPGPHRSGDIARVLGAAVTAMAPLRNGLIRKGMIYSPSFGDTAFTVPMFDEFMRRSIPEWKPERATKRK
- a CDS encoding NAD(P)/FAD-dependent oxidoreductase, whose amino-acid sequence is MAADTRTYRIPHVVIVGGGFGGLQAARALRHAPVTLTLVDRRNHHLFQPLLYQVATAALSPADIATPIRSVLRRQANAEVQMGEVETVDTAAREVVLGDGRRLAYDFLIVATGATHAYFGHPEWAPFAPGLKTVEDATEIRRRFLLAFEAAEQEPDPERRRSLLTFAVVGAGPTGTEMAGAMAEIARHSLIRDFRHIDPKTARIILLEGGPRVLTAYDPSLSEKAKCALEKMGVEVRTGAIVTGIDVESVHVGGERIPARNVVWAAGVTASPLGKALGVPTDRVGRVLVQPDCSIPGHPEVFVVGDLASLAGRGGQQLPGVAQVAIQQGRAAAENIRRLLKHQPTQPFSYFDKGNLATIGRRKALLQTGKIKIFGWIAWMAWLFIHIFFLIGFRNRISVFVQWAWSYLTWQRGARLITGDVGPELAPPGRPLGAPHPGNRRVAEARQAEAGGTTAPADDESPGYMSGDRDQAAAPGAK